One window of Mucilaginibacter inviolabilis genomic DNA carries:
- a CDS encoding anti-sigma factor gives MEDIRAYIETGILELYVLGDVTPDEKLQVEEMAKKHPAVKAELDEIGRSLELYALENAVEPSEALRERVMGSILTNLADDNNFPEKPQPIHNNVVAMPPRKENNFYKYAFAASLALLIASTIALVNTYSRLKNSNDQLVAMQLQNQHFSNRVNLMDRELTIFRDPTFKLLKLQGTAKTPASVVTLAFSPAKQKVIIDMGNVKLPENDKDHQYQLWALVGGKPVDLGVFDAKTDSTDMKEMKSIALADAFAVTLEPKGGSVNPTMDQMVVLGKF, from the coding sequence GTGGAAGATATAAGAGCATATATAGAAACAGGGATACTGGAACTTTACGTTCTGGGGGATGTAACCCCCGACGAAAAGTTGCAGGTAGAGGAGATGGCCAAGAAACATCCTGCCGTAAAAGCGGAATTGGATGAAATTGGACGCTCTCTGGAACTATATGCTCTTGAAAACGCAGTTGAACCATCAGAGGCCTTGCGCGAGCGGGTAATGGGCAGCATCCTCACCAATCTTGCCGATGATAACAACTTCCCGGAAAAACCGCAGCCTATTCATAATAACGTGGTAGCAATGCCGCCGCGTAAAGAAAATAATTTTTATAAATATGCTTTTGCTGCCAGTTTGGCCCTGTTAATAGCCAGCACTATTGCTTTGGTAAATACTTACTCGCGCCTCAAAAACTCTAACGACCAGTTGGTGGCTATGCAATTGCAAAATCAGCATTTCAGTAACCGGGTAAACTTAATGGACAGGGAATTAACTATTTTCCGCGATCCAACCTTTAAGCTATTAAAATTACAGGGAACCGCAAAAACTCCGGCATCGGTTGTAACACTGGCCTTTAGCCCCGCTAAGCAAAAAGTAATCATTGATATGGGCAATGTTAAACTGCCTGAGAACGATAAAGACCATCAATATCAGCTTTGGGCGCTGGTTGGCGGAAAACCGGTGGACCTGGGTGTTTTTGATGCCAAAACCGACTCAACTGATATGAAAGAGATGAAGTCGATAGCGCTTGCTGATGCTTTTGCCGTAACCCTTGAACCAAAAGGGGGCAGCGTTAATCCTACCATGGATCAAATGGTAGTTCTGGGTAAATTCTAA